Proteins encoded within one genomic window of Solenopsis invicta isolate M01_SB chromosome 10, UNIL_Sinv_3.0, whole genome shotgun sequence:
- the LOC105194132 gene encoding platelet binding protein GspB-like, producing MPPGRKSRSEGGMPQKPAITSPPASTTATSRSASTTATTSRPASTTATTSRPASTTATTSRPASTTATTSRSASATATTSRSASAMATTSRSPSSPVLESLYDTSDDNISYRESRRYARTATATPLKEMPSPQSGQGQARPENVINKKVNAAVRKVLQRERRKFGRPQRFGGFPSLFNVQPPAPMYMSPAPMYGPPAPMYGPPAPMYGPPATMYAAYPYSGYTAQCNGYRGYF from the exons CCACCGGCAtcgacgacggcgacgtcgcGATCAGCATCGACGACGGCGACAACATCGCGACCGGCATCGACGACGGCGACAACATCGCGACCGGCAtcgacgacggcgacaacgtCGCGACCGGCAtcgacgacggcgacaacgtCGCGATCGGCATCCGCGACGGCGACAACGTCGCGATCGGCATCCGCGATGGCGACAACGTCGCGATCGCCATCGTCACCGGTACTTGAGTCTCTGTACGATACATCTGACGACAATATATCGTACAGAGAGTCGCGAAGATACGCAaggacggcgacggcgacgcctTTGAAAGAGATGCCGTCTCCACAATCAGGACAAGGACAAGCCAGGCCTGAAAATGTGATAAATAAA AAGGTGAACGCAGCAGTGAGGAAGGTACTACAAAGGGAACGGAGAAAATTTGGTCGCCCTCAACGATTCGGGGGTTTTCCATCACTCTTCAACGTTCAACCACCAGCACCGATGTACATGTCACCAGCTCCAATGTACGGGCCACCAGCACCCATGTATGGGCCACCAGCACCAATGTACGGGCCACCAGCAACAATGTACGCTGCATATCCGTACAGTGGATATACAGCACAATGCAATGGATATAGAgggtatttttaa